A single window of Cheilinus undulatus linkage group 12, ASM1832078v1, whole genome shotgun sequence DNA harbors:
- the trim47 gene encoding E3 ubiquitin-protein ligase TRIM47, translating into MATAGAAGDDLRKELTCAICLDFFKDPVILKCGHNFCRFCICMHWDENGGDYGYQCPQCRTVFNKRTFTKNYLVQNLVSKLDDLECLGSRPTPSKPVKVDEKCEQHGEELKLYCQTDKRPICVVCRESRAHRHHEVAPVPEVVNDMKMELKLRLMELNWQKSQCMKVITSDERTRSEVRLKKKRLKEKIEADVGALVQFLLDERDSLLESLDAEEVATMAVIDENLKIVETETSAVDKAIANIHSHISGKTSFESLAETFDELLHCKPFASLEPVSIQTEFTDFSGPFQLIMWKKMMHVLHTMPQNLTLDPDTAHPNLLISDFDTKVEEGRVRNQEPDLPARFNRFCGVLATAQYASGQHYWEVDVRDKGVWYLGVTTECSNRKGFVSLTPSAGYWSLCLQDRLYANGEDGRIPVADYWNSPRVGVYLDYDNGRLSFYDAVTMKRLYMFDTCFEEPVYPFFSPGKNDPGSRVQICHYY; encoded by the exons ATGGCTACTGCTGGAGCAGCTGGAGACGACCTGAGAAAAGAACTCACATGTGCTATTTGTTTGGACTTCTTCAAAGACCCTGTCATTCTGAAATGCGGGCATAATTTTTGCCGGTTTTGTATCTGCATGCACTGGGATGAAAATGGCGGAGACTATGGGTATCAGTGCCCTCAGTGTCGAACG GTGTTCAACAAGAGGACTTTCACTAAAAACTACCTGGTACAGAACCTGGTGTCCAAACTGGATGATTTGGAGTGTCTGGGGTCTCGTCCCACTCCATCTAAGCCAGTTAAAGTAGACGAAAAGTGTGAACAACATGGCGAAGAGCTGAAATTGTACTGCCAGACTGATAAGAGGCCCATCTGTGTTGTTTGCAGGGAATCTAGAGCACATAG ACACCATGAGGTAGCACCAGTGCCAGAAGTAGTGAATGACATGAAG atggAGTTGAAACTGAGGCTAATGGAGCTGAACTGGCAAAAGTCTCAATGTATGAAAGTTATTACATCTGATGAACGGACCAGGAGCGAAGTGAGG TTGAAGAAAAAGAGGCTGAAGGAGAAGATTGAGGCAGATGTGGGCGCCTTGGTCCAGTTCTTGCTGGATGAGAGAGACTCCCTGCTGGAAAGCCTTGATGCCGAGGAAGTGGCCACCATGGCAGTCATAGATGAGAACCTGAAGATTGTGGAGACAGAGACTTCAGCTGTGGACAAAGCGATTGCCAACATCCACAGTCACATCAGTGGAAAAACTAGTTTTGAG AGCCTGGCTGAGACGTTTGACGA ACTCCTCCATTGCAAGCCTTTCGCATCTCTTGAACCAGTTAGCATTCAGACTGAATTTACCGACTTCTCAGGGCCCTTTCAGCTCATCATGTGGAAGAAAATGATGCACGTGCTGCACACAA TGCCACAGAACCTCACTTTGGACCCGGACACTGCTCACCCAAACCTGCTCATCTCAGACTTTGACACAAAGGTCGAGGAAGGACGGGTCCGTAACCAGGAGCCAGACTTGCCAGCTCGCTTCAATCGCTTCTGCGGTGTTCTAGCCACAGCCCAGTACGCCAGCGGGCAGCACTACTGGGAGGTGGACGTTAGGGACAAAGGTGTGTGGTACCTGGGAGTCACCACTGAGTGCAGCAACAGAAAAGGCTTTGTTAGCCTCACTCCATCTGCAGGATACTGGAGCCTGTGTCTGCAGGACCGGCTCTACGCCAACGGAGAGGACGGACGTATCCCAGTCGCCGACTACTGGAACTCTCCTCGGGTGGGCGTGTACCTGGACTACGACAACGGGCGTCTTAGTTTCTATGATGCTGTCACAATGAAGAGACTGTACATGTTTGACACATGCTTTGAGGAGCCTGTCTATCCTTTCTTCAGCCCAGGGAAGAATGATCCAGGCAGCAGGGTGCAGATATGTCATTATTACTGA